A single window of Flagellimonas maritima DNA harbors:
- a CDS encoding methyltransferase family protein: MKFALEELLMKRFIYSFYGIFSYCLFLVVFSYFVFWENNILVPTGVDKGDAPNLFKALIINILLIALFFVPHSVMARKSFKAWWITVIPKALERSTYVLVSSSLMAVWIYFWQPIPLIIYDLTDSWLGTFLMILSFFGFGLAVFCTFLINHFDLFGLKQIYYAINNKKESPYKFVTPLLYRLVRHPLYFSFMIAFWCNPLLTVGHLLLALMATVYTMVGIGYEEKDLSELFGETYDLYAEKTPKLLPFVLKSKPFLFMAGLTLLSLFLAYLIGPVQ; this comes from the coding sequence GTGAAGTTTGCGTTGGAAGAACTGCTTATGAAACGATTTATTTACAGCTTTTACGGTATATTCAGCTACTGCCTTTTTTTGGTGGTCTTTAGCTACTTTGTATTCTGGGAGAATAATATTCTTGTACCGACTGGAGTGGACAAAGGAGATGCCCCTAATCTATTTAAAGCACTTATTATCAATATTTTACTAATAGCTTTATTTTTTGTTCCACATTCGGTAATGGCAAGAAAATCGTTTAAGGCATGGTGGATAACAGTTATTCCGAAAGCATTGGAACGTAGTACCTATGTTTTGGTTTCTAGTTCTTTAATGGCGGTATGGATTTACTTTTGGCAACCTATTCCTCTAATAATTTATGATCTAACCGATTCTTGGCTGGGGACTTTTCTAATGATACTTTCTTTTTTTGGTTTCGGTCTTGCTGTCTTTTGTACATTTTTGATCAACCATTTTGACCTTTTTGGATTAAAGCAAATTTATTATGCTATAAATAATAAAAAAGAAAGTCCCTATAAATTTGTGACGCCACTTTTATATCGTTTGGTGAGACATCCTCTGTATTTTAGTTTTATGATTGCTTTTTGGTGCAACCCCTTATTGACCGTTGGGCATCTCTTATTAGCGCTAATGGCAACAGTATATACAATGGTTGGCATTGGGTATGAAGAAAAGGACTTAAGTGAACTTTTTGGTGAAACCTATGATTTATATGCTGAAAAAACACCAAAATTGCTACCCTTTGTACTTAAGTCCAAACCATTTCTATTTATGGCAGGATTGACCCTACTAAGTCTTTTTCTAGCCTATCTTATAGGGCCTGTCCAATAA
- a CDS encoding SMP-30/gluconolactonase/LRE family protein, producing the protein MKCKIAIVVIIVIGSVQLNICNAQKNFIAQLDFQKDLFPEGIAIDAQRKSLFLNSLKYDKIVSCNIDGSNTSNFIKNGQYGYLSGFGMTVKGDTLYALGNELKKAANASILLLLDSRTGKLIDTYDFKSSNLTYFNDLTISTNNEIFITDSESNKIYRIQRPNKEIKVFLDIDGIAHPNGIAISPNNKLLYLATQKGIRIVDTETKKLVNSSNRENLGVDGLKYYKNSLIGIVNIWESKPENNGIFQYFLDKTGKRILHKKKLLSFSKEFKVPTTFDLIGNKLYFIMNTQLDNFSETNKKTLNKSILEPLQLIEINIPKNQ; encoded by the coding sequence ATGAAATGTAAAATAGCCATAGTAGTAATAATAGTAATTGGTTCTGTTCAATTGAACATTTGTAACGCCCAAAAGAACTTTATTGCCCAATTGGATTTTCAAAAGGATTTATTTCCTGAAGGTATCGCCATTGATGCTCAAAGGAAGTCCTTATTCTTGAACAGTCTTAAATATGATAAAATTGTTTCTTGCAATATTGATGGCTCCAATACATCGAACTTTATAAAAAATGGCCAATATGGTTACTTGTCAGGTTTTGGAATGACCGTTAAAGGAGATACGCTCTATGCTTTGGGCAATGAGCTTAAAAAAGCAGCTAATGCGTCCATCCTCTTGTTGCTTGATTCAAGAACCGGAAAGCTTATCGACACATATGATTTTAAAAGCTCTAACCTTACCTATTTCAATGATTTGACGATAAGTACAAATAATGAGATTTTTATAACCGATTCAGAAAGCAATAAAATATACAGAATTCAAAGACCAAATAAAGAGATAAAAGTGTTTTTGGATATTGACGGGATAGCACACCCAAACGGTATTGCAATATCTCCGAACAATAAATTGTTGTACTTGGCCACGCAAAAGGGAATCAGAATCGTTGATACTGAGACCAAGAAACTTGTGAATTCATCAAATAGAGAGAATTTGGGCGTGGATGGTCTAAAATATTATAAAAATTCACTTATCGGCATCGTCAATATATGGGAAAGCAAACCAGAAAATAACGGCATTTTTCAATATTTTTTGGACAAGACCGGGAAGAGAATTCTACATAAGAAAAAGTTATTGTCCTTTTCCAAAGAATTTAAAGTCCCTACTACTTTTGACCTGATCGGGAACAAACTCTATTTTATAATGAACACGCAATTGGATAATTTCAGTGAAACGAATAAGAAAACATTGAATAAGTCGATTTTAGAGCCCTTACAACTTATTGAAATAAACATACCCAAAAATCAATAA
- a CDS encoding DinB family protein, whose translation MKNKKIIWTFCILTAMYNVQLLRAQNNIVEREWTSFQQTIEVETKKARKFELSADIKPMGTAENSAGALWITSIDKNGNTRIFESSISNDSLANQWNNYLIAGTINENDTKIDFGGTVLNNGKFYFDNFQLYIENDSNEMEKIELQNPSFEEIVADLDLSGWELEKDKDGNTIKIKGFKYMNSSEYTDGSSALLIEGKEIQRDSSTIIRPEKGYTPQIGTLVAMLNNLSKRVEQEVEGLDQRELDFLLDENANSIGALIMHLAAAETYYQVYTFENREFTEEEKVKWQAALKLDENGRLQIKNHDITYYLKLYKKVREKTLSELKKRDDEWLAKTPKGGIMNNYFSWFHVMEHQSGHLGQIRMLKKRIPEELTIEMPNLGLD comes from the coding sequence ATGAAAAACAAGAAAATAATATGGACTTTTTGCATTTTAACAGCAATGTATAATGTACAGCTGCTAAGGGCCCAAAATAATATTGTTGAGCGGGAGTGGACTTCTTTTCAACAAACAATCGAGGTAGAAACAAAAAAAGCAAGAAAATTTGAGCTTAGCGCAGATATTAAGCCGATGGGTACTGCAGAGAATAGTGCTGGTGCATTATGGATTACGAGCATTGATAAAAATGGAAATACTAGAATTTTTGAAAGTAGTATCAGCAATGATTCCTTGGCAAATCAATGGAACAACTATTTAATAGCGGGTACTATCAACGAAAACGATACCAAAATTGACTTTGGAGGTACGGTACTCAACAACGGTAAATTCTATTTTGACAATTTTCAATTATATATTGAAAATGATAGCAATGAAATGGAAAAGATAGAACTGCAAAACCCAAGTTTTGAGGAAATAGTAGCCGATTTGGATTTATCAGGTTGGGAGCTGGAAAAAGATAAGGACGGGAATACTATTAAGATCAAGGGGTTTAAGTATATGAATAGTTCAGAATATACAGATGGGTCAAGTGCTTTGCTCATTGAAGGAAAGGAAATTCAAAGAGATTCTTCCACCATTATCCGACCAGAAAAAGGGTATACCCCACAGATTGGTACTTTAGTGGCCATGCTCAATAATCTCAGCAAAAGAGTCGAGCAAGAAGTTGAGGGTCTAGACCAAAGGGAATTGGATTTTTTACTGGATGAAAATGCAAATTCCATAGGAGCACTTATTATGCATCTTGCCGCGGCCGAAACTTACTACCAAGTTTATACTTTTGAAAATCGTGAATTTACAGAAGAAGAAAAAGTTAAATGGCAAGCTGCGTTGAAACTTGATGAGAACGGCAGATTGCAAATCAAAAATCATGATATAACCTATTATCTCAAATTATATAAAAAAGTGCGTGAAAAAACACTGTCCGAATTGAAGAAACGAGATGATGAATGGCTGGCAAAAACACCAAAAGGAGGAATAATGAACAACTATTTTAGTTGGTTTCACGTGATGGAGCACCAGTCAGGTCACTTAGGGCAGATTCGTATGCTCAAAAAAAGGATTCCAGAAGAGTTAACAATCGAGATGCCTAATTTAGGGCTGGATTGA
- a CDS encoding MBL fold metallo-hydrolase: protein MKVHHLNCVQIESPLGSAIGHCMLLEEQDKFILIDAGIGLSETKEPELKLGKELIEITGFKFDEEITAIKQIEKLGINPNQVKDCIISHLDPDHIGGLADFPNLKIHLAKEEHESFKSGNKRYLQNQLEHGPKTRLYKRNDGEWFGLPSRKLGLDFETEIYLIPLFGHTLGHCGITFKNNGKWIFYVGDAYYLRGELENKNHPVDELATIRAEDNVTRKKSLDNVRKVLKDYGNEIEHFGYHDPTEFKN from the coding sequence ATGAAAGTTCACCATTTGAATTGTGTACAGATAGAATCGCCACTGGGTTCCGCAATCGGGCATTGTATGTTGCTCGAAGAGCAGGATAAATTTATTTTAATAGATGCCGGAATTGGGCTTTCAGAAACAAAAGAACCTGAATTAAAATTGGGTAAGGAATTGATCGAAATTACCGGGTTTAAATTTGACGAAGAAATCACTGCCATAAAACAAATCGAAAAATTAGGTATAAATCCCAACCAAGTAAAGGATTGTATTATTTCACATCTTGACCCGGACCATATTGGTGGGCTTGCCGATTTTCCTAATTTAAAAATTCACCTTGCCAAGGAGGAACATGAAAGTTTTAAGAGTGGGAATAAGCGTTACCTTCAAAATCAATTGGAACATGGTCCTAAAACTAGACTTTACAAAAGAAATGATGGAGAATGGTTCGGACTTCCATCAAGAAAACTGGGTTTGGATTTTGAAACAGAAATATATCTCATTCCCTTGTTCGGTCATACACTGGGGCATTGTGGAATAACTTTTAAAAATAATGGAAAGTGGATTTTTTATGTAGGTGATGCCTATTATTTAAGGGGTGAATTGGAAAATAAAAATCATCCAGTTGATGAATTGGCTACTATAAGAGCTGAAGATAATGTAACGCGGAAGAAATCTTTGGACAATGTTAGGAAAGTATTAAAAGATTATGGTAATGAAATAGAACATTTTGGTTATCACGATCCAACAGAATTCAAAAATTAG
- a CDS encoding RidA family protein yields MGRKRYITKGEGLPNWSNPISHAVVVNNMCFISGQLAVNNDGEYVMGTILEEGRLAFSNFFSAIKIAGFERSDIVFIDIAFDDLKDLPVINMLYMELFPEDKRPARTIYQAEALPFGGKIKITGTAVKELSNEK; encoded by the coding sequence ATGGGTCGAAAAAGATATATTACAAAAGGCGAAGGACTTCCCAATTGGTCCAATCCCATAAGCCATGCAGTGGTCGTTAATAATATGTGTTTTATTAGTGGTCAATTAGCGGTTAACAATGATGGAGAATATGTTATGGGAACAATTCTTGAGGAAGGAAGACTGGCATTCTCCAACTTCTTTTCTGCAATAAAAATTGCTGGGTTTGAAAGAAGTGACATCGTATTTATCGATATCGCTTTTGATGACTTGAAAGACTTACCTGTAATCAATATGTTGTATATGGAATTGTTTCCAGAGGATAAGCGACCCGCAAGAACAATATATCAAGCAGAAGCCCTACCGTTCGGTGGAAAAATCAAGATTACCGGGACAGCAGTAAAAGAGCTATCCAATGAGAAATAA
- a CDS encoding LytR/AlgR family response regulator transcription factor, whose amino-acid sequence MRIEVLLIEDEISAQRHMTNLLNNQEYAIKVVACLSTVKDAVHWLKNNILPELIFMDIQLSDGISFDILNHIEITCPIIYTTAYDQYAIRAFKTTGIEYLLKPITQEDLTAAMEKFFLMKADHQTDWMLKNLDALVHYQKKKQVDYKQRFLLKSGNSLIPTATNKIAYFFREEIVFCKTFDNEVYPVDGSLNNLQSQLDPLRFVRLNRRVLAQVDAIHQLRNFKPGQFMVTLKPGYDETIQISQERSSWLKSFLDSNV is encoded by the coding sequence ATGAGGATTGAAGTGTTGCTTATTGAAGATGAAATCAGTGCGCAAAGGCATATGACCAATTTATTGAACAATCAAGAATATGCCATAAAAGTGGTTGCATGTTTGAGTACTGTTAAGGATGCCGTCCATTGGTTAAAAAACAATATACTCCCAGAGCTTATTTTTATGGATATTCAACTGTCAGACGGTATTTCATTTGATATTTTGAACCACATTGAAATTACATGCCCGATCATTTATACTACTGCCTATGACCAATATGCCATTAGAGCTTTTAAGACTACAGGTATTGAGTATTTGTTAAAACCAATTACCCAAGAAGACCTTACTGCCGCCATGGAAAAGTTTTTCCTTATGAAAGCAGATCATCAAACTGATTGGATGTTAAAAAATCTGGATGCACTCGTACATTATCAAAAGAAAAAACAAGTTGATTATAAGCAACGATTTTTATTAAAGTCCGGGAACTCCCTTATTCCCACAGCCACAAATAAAATTGCATATTTTTTTAGGGAAGAAATTGTGTTCTGTAAGACTTTTGACAATGAAGTATATCCCGTAGATGGCTCCTTGAACAATTTACAATCTCAATTGGACCCTTTACGGTTTGTGAGATTGAACCGTAGAGTGTTGGCCCAGGTAGATGCGATTCACCAACTAAGAAACTTTAAGCCTGGGCAATTTATGGTTACGTTAAAACCTGGTTATGATGAAACAATTCAAATAAGCCAAGAACGTTCAAGTTGGCTCAAAAGTTTTTTGGATTCCAATGTCTAA
- a CDS encoding sensor histidine kinase, with amino-acid sequence MVYIILFYGFKWIDYFLFHSEPPYLKHMVAASLVGLLLAIIFSLFLLITHWKDRYYGSYIRNEALKKEIVTANLNMLRNQLDPHFMFNNFNTLYYLIDEDPYLAKRFLKNVSSIYRHILQHTEGNLIPVKEEFLVVKQYLEILQERYCDGLNIQYNVFENHFKDKYIAPLALQELVENVFKHNQINIEKKLTLTFTSTLENLTLCNSVLPKTVTGSHKKGLQNIMQRYGLLTNKK; translated from the coding sequence ATGGTGTACATAATACTCTTTTATGGATTTAAATGGATAGATTATTTTTTATTCCACAGTGAACCTCCCTACCTAAAGCACATGGTTGCGGCCAGCCTTGTAGGACTACTATTGGCTATCATTTTTAGCCTATTTTTACTTATTACGCATTGGAAGGATCGTTATTATGGCTCATATATTCGAAATGAAGCTCTTAAAAAGGAAATTGTAACTGCCAATCTTAACATGCTCAGAAACCAGCTAGATCCACACTTTATGTTCAACAATTTTAATACGTTGTACTATTTAATTGATGAAGATCCTTATTTGGCTAAACGATTTTTGAAGAATGTTTCAAGCATTTACAGACATATTTTGCAACATACAGAAGGTAATCTTATTCCTGTAAAAGAGGAATTTCTTGTAGTAAAACAGTACTTGGAAATTCTTCAAGAACGCTATTGCGATGGATTGAATATTCAGTATAATGTTTTTGAAAACCATTTTAAAGACAAGTACATTGCACCTCTAGCGCTTCAAGAATTGGTTGAAAATGTATTTAAGCACAATCAAATCAATATTGAAAAAAAGTTGACACTTACGTTCACTTCAACTCTTGAAAATCTTACATTATGCAATTCAGTTCTTCCAAAAACAGTGACGGGCAGTCATAAAAAAGGGTTGCAAAATATTATGCAACGGTATGGACTTCTTACCAATAAAAAGTAA